A region from the Cydia amplana chromosome 7, ilCydAmpl1.1, whole genome shotgun sequence genome encodes:
- the LOC134649690 gene encoding uncharacterized protein LOC134649690, protein MASVFSVRVVLVIFISCVQYASSIFCYDCNSAFDPRCGEEFDPFSLGVVNCSLRDPPDHINVSEPRICRSIKMEIYGKVRVVRQCGYIEDEQNEKNCQRRPGNGDLFVTYCSCDTDLCNHAPRLGLPAGLIVLTIVLLKLS, encoded by the exons ATGGCGTCAGTGTTTAGTGTGAGGGTTGTTTTGGTGATTTTCATTAGCTGTGTTCAGTATG CATCCTCCATCTTCTGCTACGACTGCAACAGCGCATTTGACCCACGATGCGGGGAAGAGTTCGACCCTTTCAGCCTCGGTGTGGTCAACTGCTCGCTACGTGACCCTCCTGACCATATAAACGTGTCTGAACCGAGAATCTGCAGATCTATTAAGATGGAGA TATACGGTAAAGTCCGCGTCGTCCGCCAATGTGGCTACATCGAAGACGAGCAAAACGAGAAAAATTGCCAACGCAGACCAGGCAACGGGGACCTGTTCGTCACATACTGTTCGTGTGACACTGATCTGTGCAACCACGCGCCAAGACTCGGGTTGCCAGCTGGTTTGATTGTATTGACAATTGTGTTGCTGAAATTATCTTAG
- the LOC134649691 gene encoding mast cell protease 1A-like: MYFLLILAIFVQSNANKAPSRGDLRVYKGRNDTHNEFPFAVVLQRKDPPVFRKCTGILIADNWVLTSADCVFVPRARLPVVPGHMVIRYGDFTKPANETKLYSSVIKIYAHPSYSELLWINDIALILTEKIPGKNFASRLALDYKTFFGLHVKYAGFGQIAETVIANSKDKRESESIPLQIGEGIVVPCEKTVKLLCVLPKCSDRKLQMRPGDSGGPLVYDGRVIGVAAGISSNSPITWFTPISPYLEWIQNTITLNEG, translated from the coding sequence ATGTACTTTTTACTGATTCTGGCAATATTTGTACAGTCAAATGCGAATAAGGCTCCTAGCCGTGGAGACTTGAGGGTGTATAAAGGACGGAACGACACTCATAACGAGTTCCCGTTCGCTGTGGTTCTGCAAAGGAAGGACCCTCCGGTGTTCAGGAAATGTACCGGCATCCTTATAGCGGACAACTGGGTCCTCACATCAGCTGACTGCGTATTCGTACCAAGGGCTAGGTTACCAGTAGTACCAGGACATATGGTCATCAGATATGGAGATTTTACAAAGCCAGCAAACGAAACCAAGTTGTACTCAAGTGTGATCAAAATATACGCTCACCCTTCCTATAGTGAATTATTATGGATAAATGATATAGCGCTAATTCTCACTGAAAAAATACCCGGAAAGAACTTTGCAAGTCGGCTGGCGCTCGATTATAAAACTTTCTTCGGTCTTCATGTTAAATACGCGGGTTTTGGACAAATTGCTGAGACTGTTATTGCAAATTCGAAAGACAAGAGAGAATCAGAATCCATTCCTCTTCAAATTGGCGAGGGTATTGTGGTCCCTTGTGAAAAAACTGTCAAATTGTTATGTGTACTGCCGAAGTGTTCGGATAGGAAGCTGCAGATGCGCCCGGGGGACTCCGGAGGGCCGCTAGTGTATGACGGGCGAGTCATTGGAGTAGCTGCAGGCATTTCATCTAACTCTCCTATTACATGGTTTACCCCTATAAGTCCATATTTAGAATGGATTCAAAACACCATAACCCTTAATGAAGGCTAA